The sequence CGAATGATGCGGGAAGCTCCTGGCAGGCCCAAGTGGAAGACGCCGCAGGGGCAGTGCGTGATCTGCGCCGCAGCCCGGAAGGCAACTACATCAGCGTGAGCAGCCTCGGCAACTTCTTCGCGACCTGGAACGAAGGCGAGGCGCGTTGGACACCACATCAACGGGAAAGCAGCCAACGCCTGCAGGCGATGGGATTCCAGCCCAATGGAAATCTCTGGATGGTGGCAAGGGGCGCTCAACTGCGTTTCAACGACGACGCCGCTAACCCCGACGAATGGAGCAAGCCGGTGGTGCCCATCACCAATGGCTATGGCTACCTCGATATGGCCTGGGATCCGAGCGGTGCGATCTGGGCCGGGGGCGGCAGTGGGACACTCTTGGTGAGTCAGGACGAGGGCAAAACCTGGCAGAAGGATCCTGTGGGCGAAAAGCAACCAACCAACTTCAGCCACATCGCTTTCTTCGCTGATGGCAAGGGCTTTGTCCTCGGCGAGCGAGGCTCGCTGCTCCGCTGGATCGGCTGAGCAACAACGCTCTGTAACCAAGCGGCCGGACACATCTCACTAGCCGCTTGCTTCCCTTTAAGATCGCACAGCTGAACGCTTCCAGACCATGGCCGCCGGCTCTACGGGTGAACGCCCGTTCTTCGAAATCATTACGAGCATCCGCTACTGGGTGATCCACGCAGTGACCCTGCCGTCGATCTTCCTGGCAGGCTTCCTGTTCGTGTCGACCGGCCTCGCCTACGACGCCTTCGGCACCCCTCGTCCGGATGCTTACTTCCAGGCTCAAGACGCCAAGGCACCTGTGGTTAGTCAGCGCTATGACGCAAAGTCCTCGCTCGACCAGCGCCTGAAATAAGCCATGACTCAAGTCCCCGCAAGCACCACTCCGCGCAACTACCCGATCTTCACGGTCCGGTGGCTCGCAGTACACGCCCTTGGCATACCCACGGTGTTCTTCCTGGG is a genomic window of Synechococcus sp. A10-1-5-1 containing:
- the psbF gene encoding cytochrome b559 subunit beta, translated to MTQVPASTTPRNYPIFTVRWLAVHALGIPTVFFLGALAAMQFVRR
- a CDS encoding photosynthesis system II assembly factor Ycf48 — its product is MKRLLSSLTALLLAIALTGCVSTSLPTAQASPWEAVDIHTKSNPLDLAFTNSQHGFLVGSNRLILETNDGGASWTEMALDLPEEENFRLISVDFSGDEGWIVGQPGLLLHSEDAGQNWSRLFLDTKLPGEPYMVTALGRNSAELATNVGAVYRTNDAGSSWQAQVEDAAGAVRDLRRSPEGNYISVSSLGNFFATWNEGEARWTPHQRESSQRLQAMGFQPNGNLWMVARGAQLRFNDDAANPDEWSKPVVPITNGYGYLDMAWDPSGAIWAGGGSGTLLVSQDEGKTWQKDPVGEKQPTNFSHIAFFADGKGFVLGERGSLLRWIG
- the psbE gene encoding cytochrome b559 subunit alpha, which codes for MAAGSTGERPFFEIITSIRYWVIHAVTLPSIFLAGFLFVSTGLAYDAFGTPRPDAYFQAQDAKAPVVSQRYDAKSSLDQRLK